TTCGAAGCCCTGAAGGAACTCAAGGCCAGCGAAGAGCGCTTCGACGTGATCGTTGCCGATCCGCCTGCGTTCATCAAACGCAAGAAGGACATGAAAAACGGTGAAGGCGCCTACCGCCGCCTGAACGAGCAAGCCATGCGCCTGCTCAACAAGGACGGCATCCTGTTCAGCGCTTCGTGCTCGATGCACCTGCCGGAAGACGATCTGCAGAACATCCTGCTGACCAGCGCCCGTCACCTGGACCGCAACATCCAGCTGCTGGAGCGCGGCGGTCAGGGCCCGGATCACCCGGTACACCCGGCCATCCCGGAAACCCGCTACATCAAGAGCATCACCTGCCGTCTGCTGCCCAACAGCTAACGGTTAGAAGGTATCGATGCATAAAAGAAGGGGAGCCAACAGGCTCCCCTTCTTTTTGCCTTACATTATTGGCCTTCCTACATTTACCGTCCGGCCAACGTGCAGGACTTTTCCTGACATCCACCACCTACCAACTTCTAACTTACAAGTACCTTACAAGCCGAAGATCACTCCGACAAAATTACTGGAATATTCCTACTTAATATCCACTTGCGATTAATCCATTACAAACTATTATTAAGTCGTCACCACGAGGTGGCACTCAACAAACAACGAAGCATCAATGAACAAGGAGTTCAAACATGAAAGCAATTACTCTGGAATCCCGCAAAATCGCTAACCTGGCTTTTCTGGTTGCGCCTAAAACCCGCTAAGTAAGGCTGACGCTGGGTATCGCCGGCTACCCAGCGTCTTTGATGACCTATCCAGAGAGCCTTGCCTGAACATGCAAATAAATCCCTATCTTTTCATATTGCCGCGCACGCCCGGCCAAATAGTCTGGAACTACAAGGACCACACGCAACATGAACTTGATCTGGACTATTCATCTCGCCTTGCACAACTAATACATAATCCCGAGCTGTACGACAACGACAACATCATAGATACACAGTTACTCAATGCCGGAATACTGACAACATCGACAATAAACAGCCCTGCCTGGGGCTGGGATGAACTGTCGAAGATTTATCACATCGGCACTCGTAACATTCCTTGCGAACATATTCCGAAAAACATTCATGAATGGGCCAGACAATATCTGGAACATTGCAACGAAGTGCTCGCCTCCTCGGCGCCGGCCCATGACATGGCTGACCGTATTACAGGCGGACGCATCGCTCTCCCCTCGCCGTCGGCGCCGAAAGACGACAGTCTGTCGAACGCCTTGATCCGGCGGAAAACCTGCCGGTCCTTCACCGGCTCACCTATTCGACTGAGGGATGTCGGCTCGTTGCTGTACCTGACTCTCGGTTATCTGCGCGAGCGCGAAGACGATTGCGACGACAGCATCGCCGAAGGGCTCGACGTCCGCCGCAGCAGCCCTTCCGGTGGCGGGCTCAATGCCTGCGAAGGTTACCTGCTGATCCAGAACGTCGAAGACCTGGCACCTGGCGTCTATGCCTATCACCCGGCCGAACACGCCTTGAGCCTGATCAATCGGTCGCC
The sequence above is a segment of the Pseudomonas sp. HS6 genome. Coding sequences within it:
- a CDS encoding SagB family peptide dehydrogenase — encoded protein: MQINPYLFILPRTPGQIVWNYKDHTQHELDLDYSSRLAQLIHNPELYDNDNIIDTQLLNAGILTTSTINSPAWGWDELSKIYHIGTRNIPCEHIPKNIHEWARQYLEHCNEVLASSAPAHDMADRITGGRIALPSPSAPKDDSLSNALIRRKTCRSFTGSPIRLRDVGSLLYLTLGYLREREDDCDDSIAEGLDVRRSSPSGGGLNACEGYLLIQNVEDLAPGVYAYHPAEHALSLINRSPDTALGNLLGGQHFINNLPLGLFITARFDRLWWKYPHSRAYRMAFVEAGHLSQTFQLAATALGMNTWLTGAFTDDQIDTLLQLENGNEQPLFFVGCGESDGQAMCQEMRDLLRGTPA